The genomic segment aataattatccACAGCTGGTGTGGGGTAGCTCTGATGTCAGCTaatgcttttattttattttattggaagaagaaagaaagaaaagtggAACGAGTGAGATGTCATTATCAAACAAAAACAAACAGAGGTgcaatatatgacaataaatagAAGTTTTAGTTTATCGATCAGTTTGTAGCCGACGACGGAAAAATAAATGGTTGTCCAAAAGCTATTAAACCGAAAGCCCGTGGATTCAAGTGGTTTTCCAGACCcacatgccctgcaacacaatacTGTTGTTTTCTTATTGTGTGTACTATACTATGTGTATAGTACTTTAATCTCCTTATATGCATAGTCGCTGGTGTTCATTGAAATAAATTGAAGTATTACCCACCCCAATTATAGCAGGAAACTTGAGGATTTATGCATCTTTATATATaccataattataaaatataatatgcTAACATAATCAAAAATCACAAAAATATGTTATTGTATAAATATTGGACCCGCTAAGAGCCTTTCTCTTTCTCTACTAAGatgacaccaccaccaccattttCTCTCAGCGGCAGAGCATCACCTCAACACTACCACCGCTATTAACATCGTCCTCGCCATTGACGCCGCCACTTCCCATCACTATTGAAGCCCCGTCAAAGCGacaattcatttatttttattttttatgttttaatgattCAAAATCAAATCGAAAACTTAAATCCCCAATAATATTCACTTAAAACACTAATTTAAAAGTTTCGAACGCATCTATGTATGATTTATTGTTTTGCTCACATTTTTTTTAGGTTTAAAATTATGAAAATCTACATAATTTTGAATAAAACGATACTTTTGTGATGCATTTGCAATGTTTAACGATGATGtcatgaaaacttaatttttaggacaaaaaaaatgatgtttaacGATGTATTTGCAATGCTTAACGGTGGTTGTGCATTGATTTGCAATTAAATTTGATAAAAAATTTGGTGAggcataacttttcactcagatgtcagtttgggatgatttttagtttttaaattttgattttttttagatctacatgTTTAGAATATGTGGACTTTTAAATTTGGAGTTTGTAGaacacaaaatttaaattattgaaGTCTCAAACTTCATTATGACCTCAAACGAACAAATCTTAAAATTTTGTGTTCTACATCTTAAATTTAAGGTTCTACAcattctaaatgtgtagattttgaaaaaaataccaaaattaaaaaaaatacctcAAACCGACATCTTAGTGAAAAGATACGACTCACCAAAATTTTCATCAAAATTTCATCGCAAGCATCGTTTTTGgccaaaaaatcaagtttttgcTGGAGCATTACAAATGCATTATTAAGCATCGCAAATGAATTGTTAAGTATCGTTCTTTGGCctaaaaattaagttttcatgaCACCATCGTTAAGCATTACTATACACCGTAAAGTTTTCATCAAAATTTCATCGCAAAAAACTGTTAAGCATCGTTTTTGgccaaaaaatcaagtttttgcTTGAGCATTACAAATGCTTTATTAAGCATCGCAAATGAATTGTTAAGTATCGTTATTTGGCctaaaaattaagttttcatgaCACCATCGTTAAGCATTACAATACACAGTAAAGTTTTCATCAAAATTTCATCGCAAAAGAACTATTAAGCatcatttttggccaaaaaatgAAGTTTTAGCTTGAGCATTAAAAATGCATCATTAAGCATTGCAAATGAATTGTCAAGCATCGTTCTTTagcccaaaaatcaagttttcacgACATCATCATTAAAGTGTCGTTAAGCATTACAAAACATCGCAGGAGCATCGCAAAATCATCATTTTGTTCAAAATATGTAGATTTTTAGAGTTttagatatgaaaaaaaaaatgtgaacaaaattaataaatcatacataGATGTGTTTGAAACTTTTAAATTAGTAttttaagtaaatattttttGGAGTTTAAATTTTATATTATGTCGTATTGTATCTATTATAATGAATAgtgttttataatatatttttatataataacatATTTTGTAATCACTTTTACTAAAATATAAGTATGTTATAAAACACAATTTATGGCGCATCAAACACACCTAATATACTAAGAAGTATAAAGCCTCGAATTTCCCATTATAGTTATTGGACCAATATATTATAAccgcaggtaaaggaaaaggctaaaaagaaaataaagagacAACTGTAGTGAATAATGCACCTAAAGAAACCGTGGCCACCGAAATTGGATGGTACGTAATAATCTAACAAATGAATacctctcatatatatatatatatatattaaagttgATAAAAGAAAGTCTTGATAAAGAAAGCAATAGCACTAGGAAGTAGAAATCATGTACGAGTACGCATACTATGTTTGATTTGAAGTTTCCTTTAGATCTCTCCTCTATACAATagatctattattattatttattacttTAAGGTCTCTAATGCTAGATGATGTAACACCTTTATATGTAAATTTAGATTTAAACCTCATCACTTATTTCATGTTAGGTAACTACATCTAGTTAAGGTGGCTTGTAGTAGCAAccctcattattattattattattacttggTGGATCTGACAACGTGAAACCATATCTTATTACTTTAGTTGTCTGAGAAAGAAAGCCAGCTATTATTGTGaaagaaatattcaaatttattaaaGCTAAAAACACATGGAATCCGGTGCCTTTTGTTTTGAATACTAAATTTAATGTCGTGCATTCTTAGTGCCCCAAGGCCCAAGAGTCGAATAAAATATCCCTTGTCTTGCTTTGGTGGAGTTTTTTGGGTTGAAACTAAAAACTCAGATTCCAATCCGATGACGACTACGCAACCATTCTATGATGttgaaataataataaaggaATTACTCAAGTTATTTTTCACCAATAGTATCTTTTATCTATATTTTGTTGTAGTTGTTTATTTTGAACGATTGTCACGTGACATTAAATTTACTTATAATTATACGCATTTAATATTAGAACACATAACTGTAACAATATATAGACGGAAAAGTATTTTTACTggcaaaaaaataactaaaatactTAAATGCTACAaacttaataatttatttattttttctgcaAATATCACGACTGAGCTTCCTTGGACTCTTGCTACCCATGGTTATTAGTAGCATTTTGTTTTATTGcaagctctttttttttttagttatctACAATTTTAGGTGTAGAGGATTTAAAATACTTTCTTCCCAGAGGTCGCACCACTTTGAATTTTActataatagaaataaaatgcAAACTTTTCTTGTGTTATTAGTTCTTAACCTCTAGATTTGGAGACTCGATTGTTTAATACATATAGTTGGATTCAACACGGCAAGGACATTGAAATTGAATTTCTTCACATGGTGGAGTTGGGTTGGGCCATTAATCTAACTTCATCAAGTCAACGAATGAAATTTTTTGTGCTTAGGCATTCAATGGAAAAATCCATGCCAGTTCAGAAGCACAATCAAACAGCGTTACATTCTTGAATTCGAAAGTGATTTCCACTCACCTACTTTTCATTTAGTTTTCTGAACTACGCCGTTGACATCCGAAGACTCCTAAAATACATGAAGGTTTCCAACGAAGTAATATGAAACCAGAGCTAAAGAATATATAAATCATATTAATCTCACCAGGTAAGGTATTGATGAAATTTGGTCAGGTTTGGTTAGTGTGATGTTTCACAAAACAAGAATCATACacccaataaaaaaaaaaacgaacAAATATGTAGAACAGTCTAAAATATTACACAATACAGAGACATCAGAATTCAATTACGTATCTCCCAACATCAAAAATCCTCCCCTACTCTGTATCTTCATCTCAGCTCCCCCTCCCCCACAAACCATTCCAAATTTTCCGTGCACAAATTCTTTGTGGGAACGAACAAGTTCTTAATTACTTACCATTCAGAGTTTTAGACATAAGGGACGAAAAATCTAGAAAAGCAACATACAGGATGAAGAAAGAAACGTCACTTATAATAAGATTAAGAAAATTGATCAATAAGGAGTATAGTAATACCCGGCCGGCGGCCCCATCCCGTTGACCTGAGGCATCCCATATTGCATCACTGGATACGGATTTGGAGCCATGTAACCATTGCCACTAATCTTGGCCAAACTGGTTTGACCCTGCATTCCTTCACTGGCGTACTGATGCCATACTTGTTGTTCCTGCACTAACAAGGTTTGTTTTTTCTCCATGTCGGACATCTGCACATACGAAGGTGGTGGAATTGTTAATGAGGCAGCAAAAGGGTCCTGATTGACTTCCTGAACTGTGCCACTCCCATCTGGAGCTGGAAGAGCCAACACGGGGGTCTTGGTATTTCCTGGCCCCGGCATAGCCACGCTGCTGGCGCTTCCTCCACTCATATGGGCTGTGCTCACGTGTTGTCTGATCACGCCCTGATCGTACATGCCATTCAACAACAAGGGATCAAGCCCACCACCGAGATCTTGTTTTTGCAACGACAAGTTGCTTGCTGACTCTACCAAGGCGAGTTCCCAATCTGCCTTGGTGGGATCCGCAGCAGGAGTCTGCCAGGCAGACGTCACCTCCGGCTGTCCATTTGATGAGAACGGTTCCCACGACCCATTCGCCTTGTTAGCACCTGGACCAGCAAACAATGCCAGAGCAAATTTGTTCCCCTGATCGTCGGTTGTGACTGAGTCTTCTCTCAAATCCACCAAGTCGTGGATAACTTCTTGGTGTTGAGGCTTAGGCTCTGGCTCAGGTGGGGGCGGAGGAGTGTAACTTTCCGGAGCAGGCAGTGCCTTTATCTCGTTCATATCAGGCACCTGTTCCTCCTCTTGAACTGGAGGAGCAGGAAGCTCCTCTCTCTTCTCGGGACTCTTTGGTCTCTTTGATCTGTCCCTCACGAACTCCTCCAATGTCTCCAATAACTTACCAGTAATCTTCTGAACTTCTGGATACTCCGATGACCTCGCAACCCCAGTTTCCTTGCACCAACTATAAAACCCAACGAGCTCGTCAATCTGCTTTGCCGCACTTGCATAAGCATCAAAGGTCTTGACACAATCTGGGTACTCCATGTCAAAGAATTTATCAAGTAAAACAGCCAAAACCTCACAAACGTCCGCGTAAAGCTGAAAGCTCTCCTTAACAACAGAGTACAATGCGATCAAAATCATCCTATTGAGCTTGGCCAGCCCCGTGGGTCGACAAGCCAAAAAACGATCAAAAAGCCTCAGCATATGACTCATCTTAGCAAAAATCTTCTCAGGCTTCATCTCCCTCAATGGAGTCAAAGCCCttttctcctctctctctctcccttctcgTCCTGCCGATTCGCTCATGTCCCCAAACGACCTCGACCGCCTCATTCCGTAGTTCCCAGACGGACCACCTTCACCCCTGGAATCCCCATAATCGTAATCGTACGGTCTCGGCGGCGGCGACCTGAAATTGGCGTTACTATCTCTCGACCCAAATCGATCGAATCGATcatcaccaccaccactaccGCCTCCGCGACCAGCGCCCCCTCCCCCTCCCCCTCCACTTTTCTTCTCAGATAGCGTCAATTCGAGGCGTTGGTCAAGATACATGGCGTAAGTCCTGACGAAAGCGGAGTGATCCCAAGAGCTGGAATGGGCCTCGTCCCTGAAATCGGACAAATTTAGAAGCCTGGTTCCTCTTCTGGTAGCGAACAAGATCTCTTCCTGAAACAAAGGGTCCCCCTCATTAAGCAAACGGTGGATCAGCATCAAGGCCTTAAGCGCCACAATCCAGTCTCGCGTCTTCCCCAAACGTTTCGAAATCGCCGTAACACAGGCATGAACGTTACCCCGAGAGTAAGATGTGAGATTCAAGATCTCCCGTATGTACTTCTCGCCGGCCGGGTCATCGTCGTGACTCGTCGCCTTGACAATCGCCACCTCCAGCTGCGGCGCCATGTTGCTAGCCACCTTGGCGATTCCAATACTCGTCTGGTCCTTCACCGCCCCAATCGCTTTCCGAATCGTAGTCGGCGCCATCTCCACGGTTGATTCTCACCACCACCACTTGCTTTCCTTCCGATCCGTACCTTAAATTCAACTCCATTAAAAATCTCGACaagagaataattaatttatctTAAAATAGAAATAAACACATTATCCGTACATACCGGTAGTGTCGGTGAGGTGTTCTAGATCCGCGGCCACAGAGGCCCGATGGGTGCAAATGACGCCGGATCCGGATATTCCAATCGCCGCAACAACAGGTCGTTGACCAACCCAATGGGATCGGAGCTTGATTGATTGTGTCTAAAGTGAAGAATAGAGGGGTATGTACGGTCTCGTATTATAGTTTGGAAAGAAGCTTCAGggctcgctctctctctctctctctctctctctcgcgcgCGCGCTTGGGTCTGTTTTATTTCGTCCTGGATTTCTTTTTTCTCCGTGCGCTGGAAGAGTTTCTGAGTTGGGGATTGGGTAGCAAAGAAACTGAGTGCAGAGTAGTTAATaaatttggaggattttaaatgggtTGGTTAGGATGAAAGACATGAAAAGATCAGGACGGTTGATTTGGGTAAACTAGCTTAGCTTAGCTGTCTTGTTAGGACAACAGGTTGGGGCAAGTACTGCGTGCCTTACTTTAGTGGCAAATACGACGCGTACGGCTTACGGTGATCCGGACAATTTTTCTAATGCCATTCCAACCTGACACGTGGCTGGCGATCCGATCGTAGGTGCGTGACGGTGACAATCTGACGGCTTTGAACTGCCGACCATGGAAATTAAATTATTTGCTTCATTGTTTTTGTTTTCACTAACCAACTACTCCTGAGTGTAAAGATCGTGTTAAAAGTAAAACACACCTTCTTTACATTTGAAGatgtctttttttttattttt from the Humulus lupulus chromosome X, drHumLupu1.1, whole genome shotgun sequence genome contains:
- the LOC133804173 gene encoding probable clathrin assembly protein At4g32285, which codes for MAPTTIRKAIGAVKDQTSIGIAKVASNMAPQLEVAIVKATSHDDDPAGEKYIREILNLTSYSRGNVHACVTAISKRLGKTRDWIVALKALMLIHRLLNEGDPLFQEEILFATRRGTRLLNLSDFRDEAHSSSWDHSAFVRTYAMYLDQRLELTLSEKKSGGGGGGGAGRGGGSGGGDDRFDRFGSRDSNANFRSPPPRPYDYDYGDSRGEGGPSGNYGMRRSRSFGDMSESAGREGREREEKRALTPLREMKPEKIFAKMSHMLRLFDRFLACRPTGLAKLNRMILIALYSVVKESFQLYADVCEVLAVLLDKFFDMEYPDCVKTFDAYASAAKQIDELVGFYSWCKETGVARSSEYPEVQKITGKLLETLEEFVRDRSKRPKSPEKREELPAPPVQEEEQVPDMNEIKALPAPESYTPPPPPEPEPKPQHQEVIHDLVDLREDSVTTDDQGNKFALALFAGPGANKANGSWEPFSSNGQPEVTSAWQTPAADPTKADWELALVESASNLSLQKQDLGGGLDPLLLNGMYDQGVIRQHVSTAHMSGGSASSVAMPGPGNTKTPVLALPAPDGSGTVQEVNQDPFAASLTIPPPSYVQMSDMEKKQTLLVQEQQVWHQYASEGMQGQTSLAKISGNGYMAPNPYPVMQYGMPQVNGMGPPAGYYYTPY